Proteins from one Mucilaginibacter jinjuensis genomic window:
- the yiaA gene encoding inner membrane protein YiaA, which translates to MEPLQHKTEENLNTVKFGENVRNPFKPTGAFIGASWFALLTGTAGYCIGLWNASMALNEKGYYFTILLFGLFAVISVQKSVRDRSEGLAVTDLYYGISWFATIAAMVLLTVGLWNAGITLSEKGFYAMAFCLSMFSAIAVQKNTRDAKMFEDKEL; encoded by the coding sequence ATGGAACCGCTACAACACAAAACAGAAGAAAATTTAAACACCGTAAAATTTGGTGAAAATGTTAGAAACCCGTTTAAACCAACCGGCGCATTTATTGGCGCTTCATGGTTTGCTTTATTAACAGGTACAGCCGGATATTGCATTGGCTTATGGAACGCAAGCATGGCCCTGAACGAAAAAGGCTATTATTTCACCATCCTATTATTTGGCTTATTCGCTGTAATATCTGTACAAAAAAGCGTGAGGGACAGATCTGAAGGGCTTGCCGTTACAGACCTCTACTACGGCATCAGTTGGTTTGCCACTATTGCGGCAATGGTTTTATTAACTGTTGGCCTTTGGAATGCCGGTATCACCTTAAGTGAGAAAGGATTTTACGCCATGGCATTTTGCCTAAGCATGTTCTCGGCCATTGCCGTACAAAAAAATACCCGCGACGCAAAAATGTTTGAGGACAAAGAACTGTAA
- a CDS encoding peroxiredoxin — translation MIKKYYSLSFLFFSFLLLTTRSGFAQTKMLTKGDAAPAFTAPASLAGKEFDFSLKKSLAKGPVVVYFYPSAYTGGCDAEAHAFAEMKDKFTAAGATIIGVSGDDIQRLNTFSADPNYCAGKFAVASDADGKIAATYGLVINPPKLGMKDVRGMEVNHGFIPRTTYVIGKDGKIVAVFSSQTDHISPTDHVEKSLEVVKAL, via the coding sequence ATGATCAAGAAATATTATTCCCTGTCTTTTTTATTTTTCAGCTTTTTACTCTTGACAACCCGCTCTGGCTTTGCCCAAACGAAAATGTTAACCAAAGGAGATGCAGCACCAGCATTTACCGCCCCAGCCAGCCTGGCGGGTAAGGAATTTGATTTCTCGTTGAAAAAATCTTTGGCTAAAGGGCCTGTTGTAGTTTATTTCTATCCTTCTGCCTATACCGGCGGTTGCGATGCGGAGGCACATGCTTTTGCCGAAATGAAGGATAAATTTACAGCGGCAGGAGCTACCATTATCGGTGTTTCTGGCGACGATATACAACGACTGAATACCTTTTCTGCTGATCCTAATTACTGTGCAGGCAAATTTGCGGTTGCATCAGACGCTGATGGTAAAATTGCAGCAACATACGGGCTTGTTATCAATCCGCCAAAGCTTGGCATGAAAGACGTGCGTGGTATGGAGGTTAACCACGGGTTTATTCCGCGAACCACTTATGTTATTGGTAAAGACGGTAAAATTGTAGCTGTTTTTTCATCACAAACTGATCATATTTCACCTACCGACCATGTTGAGAAATCGTTGGAGGTTGTAAAGGCACTTTAA